The genomic interval TCCCTTCTCCCCTCCCCTGCTCCAAAAACCCTTCAGGTAATTCCTTCGCGGCTCCTCCTTCCGTATTTTGAAACAGGATGGTAAATGCCCCTGCCCCCAGGTTTTGCTGGGGAAACATGCGGTAGCAGGGAAGTTTAGTCAGGTGGGATTGATGGGGCATGAGAGGCGGAACGGCGATCGCCTGGAACTGGGGGAAGCGCTCCAGGAACCAGTCTGCCACCTGTTCATTTTCTTCGGGTGAGTAGGTGCAGGTCATGTAGGCCAGATAGCCCTGGGGTGCGACCAATTGGGCAGAATTTGCCAGGATGCGTTTCTGCCGATTGGCATTGCCATTGATGGTCACGGGATGGAAACAGCCAGGTGCTTTGCCGCCTTTAGCCATCAGGGATTGTCCTGTACAGGGAGCATCCACCAGAACCACCTGAGCCGTTTGGGGAATTTCTGCTGCCAGGACTTTGGCATCTAACCGGAGGACGATCGCCCGGTTCACCTGACACCGCTTCAAGTTGGCAATTAACTGAGCGGTTCGTTTGCCAATCACCTCATTACTCAGGAGCCGTTGAGGATGCAGGGCAACCCAGGCAAAGATACTTTTACCGCCAGGGGAGGCACACACATCCATGACCAGGTTGACGGGTGGGGGCACCGTCAGCAGGGGAGACACGGCAAACACAGAAGAGAAATCCAGACAGTAAAATGCGCCTGCATGGTGTAAGGGGTCCTGACCCGGTTTCTGACCGATCGCCAATCGGTCCACAAACGGGGGTTGCCAGGACAACGGAGACTCGACCTCAAACGGCGAAATGGCAGGCTTTTCACTACACCAGAGAATACTGGAGGGGAACGGCTTGGGATGCAGCAGGCGATCGATAAACAATTCCCGCTCCGCTGCATCCTCAAATAACCGCTGACTCAGCTTGAGTAGTAACTTAGAAGGTTTTTCCATAGAGGCAACGTTTGGCAACCCAAATTACCGTCAGTTTCATTTGCATTCACCACACCCTACACCCACACTCCACACCCAGATTCACAAACTGTGGCGTACTGATTTGAAAACCGCTGGAATAAAGCGATCCGCAATGCTATCGCGATCCTATTTGGATTGAGAGAAAGGATTCCACTGGAATCCTTTCTCTCAAAGCCTCTCACTCTCACAACTGATTTAGGGCTGCTAAATTTATACTTGGTATGACGTGCAATGACGGGTGCAAACTAACTGAACAACCCAAAATCGTACCATCGCTACGGGTAAAGGCAATGACACTTACGTCTGTCAAATGGACCTTGGATGACTACCACCGGATGATTGCGGCGGGTATTCTAGACGATCGCCGCGTTGAATTGCTGAAAGGAGAAATTGTCGAAATGGCAATGGAAGGGGAACCTCATGCCTACGGAAGCAGTGAGGCAGGGGAATATCTGGCAGATTTAATCGGCGATCGTGCGAAAGTCCGTCAAAGCCACCCGATTACCCTACCCAATGACTCTGAGCCAGAACCTGACATTGCCGTAGTTCAGCGATTAGGACGCGAATACCGCTCCCATCACCCCTATCCCGAAAATATCTTCTGGCTGATTGAGTATGCTGAATCGAGTCTGGCAAAGGATTTAGAAGTTAAAAGTAAAATTTATGCGGAGGTCGGAATTCCTGAATATTGGGTGGTTAATTTGAAAGAACTTCAGCTTGTGGTCTTTCGAGAACCCCAGAATGGCGAGTACACTTCAAAAACCATCTATACCAGTGGCACCATTCAACCGATCGCATTTCCAGACTTGATTATTGCCATTGATGCAATTCTCAATGCCTAGGGATGTGTAAAGTTGCAACTATCACATGGTGCCCACGCTTCTGCAACTCAAGCGCGATCGCAATTTTGGGATGGAGATCACCCAGAGAACCAATCGTGGTGAAAACGATACGGCTCATTATTTTGCCCTTTGACTAGCAGTACTCGTAGAAGCGCGATCGTCTGTCCTACACCAACGATTACACTAGAAACAGCAACTACAATCCCCTACCAAAGTTAGATTGGTATTTAGAGCAGATAATTTCCTAACAGGCTGTTCGATCGAGTCCTTCAAATCTGTAATCTAAAACGGTACTCCCGATGGTTGTCTCTCCTCCCGCCCACATTCCCCGTGACCTGAAAGTAACGGACGAACAATTTCTCCAGTTTGTCAAAGCCAACCCTGACTTGCGAATGGAGCTAACTGCAAATAGAGAATTAATTGTCATGGCACCCGCGGGTAGCGAAAGTGGAAACTTTAATGCTGAACTCACAACCGATTTGTCTGTCTGGAATCGACAGACACGGTTAGGCGTTGCCTTCGATTCATCGACGGGGTTCCGATTACCCAATGGTGCCATTCGTGCCCCCGATAGTGCCTGGATTATCAGAGCAAGATGGGAAGCACTCACACCTCAGCAGCGTAAGGGGTTTGCACCGATCTGTCCTGATTTTGTGTTGGAACTTGCCTCCGAGTCCGACAAGATTGAAGACCTGCGTGCCAAGATGCAGGAATACATCGATAATGGTTGCCGTCTGGGATGGCTAATTGACCCGCGATCGCAGCAGGTTGAAATTTATCGCCCCGGTCAGCCGACTGAGGTTTTGCAATCTCCCGCTGCTTTGTCAGGCGAGACCGTTTTACCCGGTTTTATCCTCAACCTCCAAACCATTTTCAGAACTTTTTAGACATCTGCCACCCATGAAGGCGAAACATTTTTCATGTTTGCTGAGTTTGCCGATCGCTCTCATTGGAATGGCTGCGATCGCCCAACAGGTGCAGGAAGAAATTTGCAAACAGCCGAAAGCTACGGCTATCTCAGTCCAACCGTATTCAACAGTTAATCCATTGGTGAATTCACTGATGAAGCAGGGGGATGCGGCGGTAAAAGCAAAAAATTACACTCAGGCAGAGGCAATTTGGCGACAGCTGATTCAGGAAGAGCCAAAGAATGCGAAGGCATACTACAATCTGGGCGAAGCATTACGATTTCAGCAAAAATTCGAGCCAGCCATCTCTGCTTACCGCAACTCGATCGAAATTAATCCAGATGAAGAGTCCGCTTGTATCGGCTGGGCAGAAGCTGCGGTCAAATCGATTAACTCAAATCAAGATTTAGAGACTCTAAACTTTTTTGGCGAGAAAGGACTAGACGCGCTTCTAGAATGTAATCGTTTACGGGTCAAACTAAAGCCAGATAGATTTGATTTCCAGACGGATTTGGGCAGACTTTTGTATCAGGCAAATCGAAACGATGAAGCTATCTCAACGCTCTATCAAGCAGTTGACCTGATGCCCTGTGACAAGGAACCTTATGAGCGTTTTGGCACGGTTAAAGCGCTAGAACTTGCACTCAATAAACAATCTCGTTTGAGTGACATGTTGCCTGTTTACAAAGGACTGATTCGGCGCTATCCCGATGATGCAGCAGACTATTATCATTCGATGGGTGATACGCTTGTTCGGCTAAATCGGCTTAGAGATGCAGTCATGGCTTTTCGTAAAAGCATCGAACTTGCTCCCAAAAGTGAATTTCATCGAAACCGATTGAAAGAAGCCGAGCAGATGTTGAAATCTCGCTAAAGCCTTTGGCAGTCGGACGAGCGATCGGACAATAAGCTTTCCCTTTTGTAAAGATAAGCCCAAGTAATCACTCCGGAGATTGTAAATTTTGGTGAAAAAATCTCCCGGTATTTTTATCGAATTGTGTCGGATGGGCGCTGAAACCCTCATGTGGTAACGCTTTTCTGATACAAACAAACATGTGCAAATGTAGCGATCAGTGATCAGTCATCAGTCATCAGTCATCAGTGATTCGTTTTCGGTCTTCGCTGAACACTGATAACTGACAACTGAATCACTGAAACTACCCCGCCGATTCAGAGAGTAGGAGCCAAACCCGCATGTTCACCCACGTCAAGCCCACGATCAGGCATGTTGCGCCAGATAACTTAGACGGACGTTCGCTGATCAAGGTGGTCTATGTCGTGCTGGAGCCTCAGTACCAAAGTTCTCTTTCAGCAGCGGTGCGCTCGATTAACCAGAACCACCCGAACCTGGCTGTTGAGATCAGTGGTTACCTGATTGAGGAACTCCGCGATTCCCAAAACTACGAAGACTTCAAACGGGATGTGGCTCAGGCAAATATCTTCATTGCATCCCTGATTTTTCTGGAAGATTTGGCAGATAAGGTGGTAGAAGCGGTGGAACCACACCGCGATCGCCTCGATGTCGCTGTTGTTTTCCCCTCGATGCCCCAGGTCATGCGCCTGAACAAAATGGGCAGTTTCTCTCTGGCGCAAATTGGGCAATCCAAGAGTGTGATTTCCCAGTTCATGAAAAAGCGCAAGGAACAGTCCGGCGCGGGCTTCCAGGACGCCATGCTGAAGTTGTTGCGGACCCTGCCGCAGGTGCTCAAATACCTGCCGATGGATAAGGCACAGGATGCCCGCAACTTTATGTTGAGCTTCCAATACTGGCTCGGTGGTTCCCAGGACAACCTGGAAAATTTCCTGCTGATGCTGGCGGATAGGTATGTGTTTAAGGATGAAGGGGCGCAAGGCCTTGCGCCCTTACAGTACCGCGATCCGGTCACCTATCCCGATATTGGCATCTGGCATCCCCTGGCTCCCTGCATGTATGAGGACATCAAGGAATACCTCAATTGGTTTAATTCCCGTCGAGACATTCCCGCTGACATGCGCGATCCGTTGGTGCCAACGGTGGGTTTGGTGTTGCAGCGATCGCACCTCGTCACTGGCGATGATGCCCACTACGTCTCCATGATCCAGGAATTGGAAAGTATGGGCGCAAGGGTGATTCCAGTGTTTGCGGGTGGGCTAGACTTCTCCAAACCTGTGGATGCGTTCTTCTACGATCCGCTTTCTAAGAATCAAGCAGCGCTGGTGGATGTGGTCGTTTCTCTGACGGGATTCGCCCTTGTGGGTGGTCCCGCCCGTCAGGATCATCCGAAGGCGATCGAAGCACTCCAGCGGCTTAACCGTCCCTACATGGTGGCGTTACCCCTGGTCTTCCAAACTACGGAAGAATGGCAGGATAGCGATCTGGGGCTGCACCCGATTCAGGTGGCATTGCAAATTGCCTTACCAGAACTGGATGGTGGGATTGAGCCAATTATCCTATCGGGACGGGATGGCACTACCGGGAAGGCGATCGCCCTCCAGGATCGGGTCGAAGCCGTTGCCCAACGCGCCATGAAGTGGGCAAATCTGCGTCGTAAACCGAAGCTCGGCAAGCGGGTCGCAATTACGGTCTTCAGCTTCCCTCCCGATAAGGGAAATGTCGGGACTGCCGCCTATCTGGATGTGTTTGGCTCCATCTACAAAGTGATGGAATCGCTCAAATACAACGGCTACGACGTTCAAGGGTTGCCCGACACGCCGGAAGCGCTGATGCTAGAAGTGCTGCACAACGCCCAGGCACAGTACAACAGCCCGGAACTGAATGTCGCCTACCGCATGTCGGTGCCCGAATACGAAGAATTGACCCCCTATTACGAACGCCTGATCCCCTCCTGGGGTGAGCCACCGGGACACCTGAACACCGATGGTCAAAACCTGCTGGTCTATGGCAAGGAGTTCGGCAACATCTTCATTGGTGTCCAACCCACCTTTGGCTATGAAGGGGACCCGATGCGGCTCCTGTTCTCCCGTTCTGCCAGCCCCCACCACGGCTTCGCCGCCTACTACACCTATCTGGAGAAAGTCTGGAAGGCGGATGCGGTCCTCCACTTTGGCACCCACGGTTCGCTGGAGTTCATGCCCGGTAAGCAAATCGGCATGTCCGAGGAATGTTTCCCCGATAGCCTGATTGGCACCATTCCCAACCTCTACTACTACGCGGCAAACAACCCCAGTGAAGCGACGATCGCCAAACGCCGTTCCTACGCCGAAACCATCAGCTACCTCACCCCGCCCGCTGAAAATGCTGGATTGTATAAGGGTTTAAAGGAGCTGAGCGAACTGATTGCCTCCTACCAAACCCTGAAGGATACAGGACGCGGTGTTCCCATCACCAACACCATCATGGACAAGTGCCGCATGGTGAATCTGGACAAGGACGTTGTCCTGCCCGATCAGGATGCCAAGGACATGACCGCCGAGGAGCGGGATACGATCGTCGGCAAGGTCTACATCAAGCTGATGGAGATCGAGTCGCGCTTGCTGCCCTGTGGTCTGCATGTGATTGGTAAGCCCCCCACGGCTGAGGAGGCGATCGCCACCCTGGTAAATATTGCCGGACTTGATCGCCCGGAGGAGGAAATTGTCAGCCTACCTCGGATCATCGCCAATAGTGTGGGGCGAAATATCGATGATGTCTACCAGGGCAGCGATCGGGGGGTATTGGATGATGTCCAACTGTTGAACGATATTACCCAGGCGACGCGCCTCTCTGTGGCGGCAATGGTGCATGCCCAATTGGATGAGGAAGGGCGTGTCTCCAAGCGATCGATGCTGACCAACCTCTTTAATATGGGCGGCAAGAAGGAACCCTGGGTCGAAGCCCTGCACACCGCTGGCTATGCCCATGTGGACACGGAGCAACTCAAGCCGTTATTTGAATACCTCCAGTTCTGCCTGAAACAGGTCGTTGCTGATAACGAATTGGGGGCGCTACTGCTCGGTTTGGATGGACAATACATCCTGCCTGGTCCCGGTGGTGACCCGATCCGCAACCCCGATGTGTTGCCGACGGGTAAGAACATCCACGCCCTCGATCCGCAGGCAATTCCGACAGCGGCAGCGGTGAAATCGGCAAAGGTCGTCGTCGATCGCCTGCTGGCTCGTCAGGCAGCGGAAAATGGGGGT from Kovacikia minuta CCNUW1 carries:
- a CDS encoding tetratricopeptide repeat protein — encoded protein: MKAKHFSCLLSLPIALIGMAAIAQQVQEEICKQPKATAISVQPYSTVNPLVNSLMKQGDAAVKAKNYTQAEAIWRQLIQEEPKNAKAYYNLGEALRFQQKFEPAISAYRNSIEINPDEESACIGWAEAAVKSINSNQDLETLNFFGEKGLDALLECNRLRVKLKPDRFDFQTDLGRLLYQANRNDEAISTLYQAVDLMPCDKEPYERFGTVKALELALNKQSRLSDMLPVYKGLIRRYPDDAADYYHSMGDTLVRLNRLRDAVMAFRKSIELAPKSEFHRNRLKEAEQMLKSR
- a CDS encoding Uma2 family endonuclease, with the protein product MVVSPPAHIPRDLKVTDEQFLQFVKANPDLRMELTANRELIVMAPAGSESGNFNAELTTDLSVWNRQTRLGVAFDSSTGFRLPNGAIRAPDSAWIIRARWEALTPQQRKGFAPICPDFVLELASESDKIEDLRAKMQEYIDNGCRLGWLIDPRSQQVEIYRPGQPTEVLQSPAALSGETVLPGFILNLQTIFRTF
- a CDS encoding glycosyltransferase — encoded protein: MSRIVFTTIGSLGDLHPKIAIALELQKRGHHVIVATLHIPRH
- a CDS encoding RsmB/NOP family class I SAM-dependent RNA methyltransferase — protein: MEKPSKLLLKLSQRLFEDAAERELFIDRLLHPKPFPSSILWCSEKPAISPFEVESPLSWQPPFVDRLAIGQKPGQDPLHHAGAFYCLDFSSVFAVSPLLTVPPPVNLVMDVCASPGGKSIFAWVALHPQRLLSNEVIGKRTAQLIANLKRCQVNRAIVLRLDAKVLAAEIPQTAQVVLVDAPCTGQSLMAKGGKAPGCFHPVTINGNANRQKRILANSAQLVAPQGYLAYMTCTYSPEENEQVADWFLERFPQFQAIAVPPLMPHQSHLTKLPCYRMFPQQNLGAGAFTILFQNTEGGAAKELPEGFLEQGRGEGRRDKVYLISR
- a CDS encoding Uma2 family endonuclease, which codes for MTLTSVKWTLDDYHRMIAAGILDDRRVELLKGEIVEMAMEGEPHAYGSSEAGEYLADLIGDRAKVRQSHPITLPNDSEPEPDIAVVQRLGREYRSHHPYPENIFWLIEYAESSLAKDLEVKSKIYAEVGIPEYWVVNLKELQLVVFREPQNGEYTSKTIYTSGTIQPIAFPDLIIAIDAILNA